Below is a genomic region from Echinicola rosea.
GCCAATAAAATCGGGGATATTGCTGAACTTTGTGAAATAGCCGAGCCCACCCACGGGCTGATCACTAATATTGGCAGGGCCCATTTGGAAGGCTTTGGTGGATTTGAAGGGGTGTTACGGGCAAAGACCGAGCTGTACCAGTTTTTGATCAGCCGTCACGGCAAAATCTTCGTCAATAGCCAAAATCAAATCCTGGCCAACATGATGAAGCGGATGAATGGTCCCGTGACCTATCCTGCCAAAGGTGATTTTTACCACTGTGAGCTAGTGGAGGCCAATCCATTTGTGACATTCAAGACGGCTGATGGAAGCGTGTACGAAACAAAGATGCTTGGAGGCTATAATTTTGAGAATATTGCTACTGCTCTGACGGTAGGGAAGTTTTTTGGGATAGAGGAAAAGGCAGGGGCAGCGGCTGTTTGTGCATATACCCCAGGCAATATGCGCTCCCAATTGATCGAAAAGCGCAGTAACATCATCGTGCTGGACGCCTATAATGCCAATCCCAGTAGCATGGAGCAGGCCATCAGGACATTTGGGAAGATGACCGGAAAGCCTCATAAAATGGTCATTTTGGGAGATATGTACGAACTTGGCGACAACACCGTCGAAGAGCATAAGAAATTAGGTGAATGGGTGAATGAGTATGCTATTGACAAAGTGTGCTTTACAGGAGAGCTTACTCAAAATGCCTTGCTGACGGCACCAAGAGCACTGTATTTTCCTGATCCCTTCAGCCTTCGTAATTGGCTGGGAGATTCCAAGCTGGAAGATCACCTCATCCTGATCAAAGGCAGCCGCGGCATGAAGCTTGAAGGTTTGGTGGAATTTATCTGAGGGATTTAGAAATTAGGGTATAGTAAGGCTTTGAGTTTGATCGAGTGGGTACGGTGATTTTAAATTACTTGGGTCAAGGTGTCCTGGTTGAAAATATAGGCTAGCCGAAATAGGAGGCATTCTTTGCACTTGTAGCTTTTACTGACATCCGTCTGGACAGACGATAACGGTTCCTAATCCATAAATCGGGCAATGCCGTTTAGTTAAGGGGATTTCCTTCTTTTCATATACCAAAAAGTCCTTTTTTTGATTGACTTTGGTTGGGGAAACCTGATCAACCTGGTGGATTTTATCCTTTTCCTTTTTTCCCCCGAAAGCCTTCGGGGCGGGCTATTGATGAAAAAAGAAAGAAAAAAATCTAGGCCGGTGGTCTGCCCTTTAAAATGGGACATGGATTTACCCTGCGACGTGGATCCGCCACCCATTTTAATTTCCAGCCGATGGCTACGGCCTAAAAGCGAGTGGGGCTCGCTGTTCCACGACGCGAGCCAACTCCCTTTCTTAACTGCCTGCACCACCGGATGAAAAACAGGCATACCAAGGGCCGTCAAAAGGAAGCGATACATTTTTGGGACTTATTAACTGAATTCGCCTTGCAGGTATTGGACGTTAAGAAATTAAAAACGGGCGGGCAAAAAGGCAGGCTTGTTTGACGAAGTGCTGCCCAAAAAGAATGTTGGCAGCTCAAGAAGGTTTACATGGCTTTAGACAGGAGGAGTTTGCCTGCATGAGGGGTAGACTTTAATTTTAGCCCAATAGCTGCACACCTGTGCGCCGTGGCGTAGCGGCGGGGTTTTTTGAATTTTATAGTCTGTTCACAAGAGCGAATCAGGCCTGTCTAAAATTTACCTTCGTCATACCATGTACAACCCTATTTATAATGTCTTTATAGGTCAAAAATATTGCCTTTATAGAAATCTGGATTTATATTAAATGATTGAATATCAATTATTTAAATTGTGATTATGAAGGGTAAATTGTGTGTGGTTTTAGGTGTTTACAGCTTGCTTTTTTTCATTGGGCTGATTTCATGCATTACATGTGGACCTTTCCCAAATAAAATCAAGAATGTTGGCTTGGATTGGTACAATGTGATTGTATCGTTTTCTGAGGATGAGGTGATCATTGATGATGCGTCCAGTGATACAGTAAGGTATGATCAATATGCTATCGTTATGGTTCCACGGCAAGAAACCTATTATGGCCAAGGAGAAAAGGGGTGGGGCTTGAATTTCATACAGCCTACATATGCCTGTTCCCCAGTTACGCCCAAAACGGATGAGAGAGTTGAGCGGATTACTGTTTTAAGCAGTAGGGACTTTGATGCAGATCACCCCGCTGGGACTGATTTGGCAGGGCTATTTGATGTAGTGGTTAACGAGGGCTGGTACTATTCACAGGAACCAATGCGTTTAGTCGATTATTTAAAAACCGACCCTTTAGT
It encodes:
- a CDS encoding UDP-N-acetylmuramoyl-tripeptide--D-alanyl-D-alanine ligase — protein: MSSIASLYSIYKKSTGVSTDTRKIGAGNLFFALKGPNFNANSFAAKALEMGAAAVVIDEGAFAVEGDERYVLVEDVLVALQKLANYHRKQLDIPFLAITGSNGKTTTKELVNVVLRNKFKTYATEGNLNNHIGVPLTLLAMDERTELGIVEMGANKIGDIAELCEIAEPTHGLITNIGRAHLEGFGGFEGVLRAKTELYQFLISRHGKIFVNSQNQILANMMKRMNGPVTYPAKGDFYHCELVEANPFVTFKTADGSVYETKMLGGYNFENIATALTVGKFFGIEEKAGAAAVCAYTPGNMRSQLIEKRSNIIVLDAYNANPSSMEQAIRTFGKMTGKPHKMVILGDMYELGDNTVEEHKKLGEWVNEYAIDKVCFTGELTQNALLTAPRALYFPDPFSLRNWLGDSKLEDHLILIKGSRGMKLEGLVEFI